In one window of Temnothorax longispinosus isolate EJ_2023e chromosome 9, Tlon_JGU_v1, whole genome shotgun sequence DNA:
- the Mad1 gene encoding mitotic spindle assembly checkpoint protein MAD1, with product MSDQDPTSIINMIKDLRSGAESYRRSAGVPVRYSGTGYISKFNDSSDDGITSPKRPRIDESDTSISNKTQSDSVPGSPWEWRRMKGEVISLKNRLTHQEAAVQQLHNIRRQMEEIFEKEKGLLQIQAEQDKQTIQQLEVRLDVARRTIQDVKETHDTAEKEWSQVRNNFERKIASLLNENAKLSEDLRSASANEKSPPPKDINESSELQMKLETAEARAAMLEERVKDYHKVQQDYELQNVELQNMKMKVEKLESERALWEEGKLMAGRAARANDLEKELNAAKKTISVLKESVKEKLLLEEQMANMTKRLEHTEKVEYQVAVLEAKRSELALRLQEYEMIGITGGPAAMKRELNRLQQAEVDLRAEEGQLRSKLDAVLRESQNLSKSYEDAKKLAADVTLSKEKLSKLVNRLQKKMILVTRERDSYRQQLDLYEKEITVDGNNAMIERIPALERVIDGYRDLVSKLEADLQAVETGTQKNECNKLRAEIEQLRGELEHRALKGDFNCNARVLHFTMNPAAVAEKQAEEKQAALLREVEELRAKVASGNYGATVSSLQMQEIAELKQTHEIKIARLKEAFKASSQEYRQACYQLFGWRVDRTKEGCYKLSSQYAESPDDFLFFHVGEEGVDMLETEFSANLGSLIEQYLQRQHSVPMFLNAVQSDLFSQQTVTNVMT from the exons ATGAGTGATCAGGATCCAACGAGTATCattaatatgataaaagaTTTACGTTCCGGAGCTGAATCTTACCGTAGAAGTGCCGGAGTACCAGTGCGCTACTCGGGAACTGGTTACATATCGAAATTCAATGATAGCTCAGACGACGGTATTACCTCACCCAAACGGCCAAGAATAGATGAATCCGATACATCTATAAGCAATAAGACTCAATCCGACTCTGTTCCGGGTAGTCCTTGGGAATGGCGACGTATGAAAGGAGAG GTTATATCGTTAAAGAATAGGCTGACGCATCAAGAGGCAGCTGTGCAACAGCTACATAATATACGCAGACAGATGGAAGAAATCTTCGAGAAGGAGAAAGGTCTCTTGCAAATTCAGGCGGAGCAGGATAAGCAAACTATTCAACAGCTGGAAGTCCGACTTGATGTTGCACGCCGGACAATCCAGGATGTGAAAGAGACTCACGATACTGCGGAGAAAGAGTGGTCccaa GTAAGAAACAatttcgaaagaaaaatagcatcattattaaacgaaaatgcaaaattatccGAGGATTTAAGAAGTGCTTCTGCGAACGAAAAGTCACCTCCTCCTAAGGATATCAACGAGTCAAGTGAATTGCAAATGAAACTGGAAACTGCAGAAGCTAGAGCAGCAATGCTGGAGGAGAGGGTGAAGGACTATCATAAGGTGCAACAGGACTATGAATTGCAGAACGTGGAACTACAGAATATGAAAATGAAGGTAGAAAAGCTCGAGTCGGAGAGAGCTCTGTGGGAAGAGGGTAAGCTAATGGCAGGAAGAGCCGCGAGAGCGAACGACCTCGAGAAAGAATTGAATGCGGCGAAAAAGACAATTTCAGTGCTAAAGGAGTCGGTTAAGGAGAAATTACTTTTAGAAGAACAAATGGCCAACATGACGAAAAG GCTAGAGCATACTGAAAAAGTCGAGTACCAAGTGGCAGTGTTAGAGGCGAAGCGATCTGAGCTTGCGCTTCGCTTACAGGAGTATGAAATGATTGGCATTACTGGCGGACCGGCGGCAATGAAGCGAGAGCTGAACAGACTTCAGCAAGCTGAGGTGGACCTAAGAGCGGAGGAGGGCCAGCTCAGATCAAAATTGGACGCAGTTCTGCGAGAATCGCAGAACCTGTCCAAGAGCTACGAGGATGCAAAGAAGCTGGCTGCTGATGTGACGTTGTCGAAAGAGAAACTGAGCAAGCTCGTGAACAGACTCCAGAAGAAGATGATCCTTGTCACCAGAGAGAGGGATAGTTACAGGCAGCAATTAGATTTATACGAGAAGGAGATAACGGTGGACGGCAACAATGCGATGATTGAAAGAATACCGGCTTTGGAGCGCGTTATAGACGGATATAG gGACTTGGTCAGCAAATTGGAGGCAGATCTTCAAGCGGTTGAAACCGGCACTCAGAAGAATGAATGCAATAAATTGAGGGCAGAGATTGAGCAATTGAGAGGCGAGCTTGAACATCGCGCGTTGAAGGGCGACTTCAACTGCAACGCCCGAGTTTTGCACTTCACGATGAATCCCGCAGCGGTAGCGGAGAAGCAAGCCGAGGAAAAACAAGCGGCTCTGTTACGAGAAGTGGAGGAGCTTCGTGCCAAGGTGGCGTCGGGAAATTATGGCGCGACCGTTTCATCCTTGCAGATGCAAG AAATCGCGGAGCTGAAGCAAACGCATGAAATAAAGATAGCGCGTTTGAAGGAGGCTTTCAAGGCATCCTCGCAGGAGTACCGCCAAGCGTGCTACCAGCTGTTCGGTTGGAGAGTAGACCGAACCAAAGAAGGCTGTTACAAGCTATCGAGTCAATACGCAGAGTCACCAGATGATTTCCTATTTTTCCACGTAGGTGAAGAGGGTGTAGATATGTTGGAGACCGAATTTT
- the Par-6 gene encoding partitioning defective protein 6, whose product MSKKQDKVDNGIVAVKSKFDADIIRFSMNRNKPMSYEDFGKLLAQRHDLGADFSFSIWYTDTDGDPLPINNDNNLARALANAKCLLRIFIHRKGDGAWDNGYGTIKPKNLISSILGGTPGKPKSIVISNPHDFRQVSAIIDVDILPETCRRVRLLKHGSDKPLGFYIKDGESFRILPPSAGGGIEKVPGVFISRLVPGGLAESTGLLAVNDEVLEVNGIEVAGKTLDQVTDMMIANSSNLIITVKPANQRAALTAPHRGSFSRNSQLSSGSRQSTQSAGSDEEADEIVDLTGMTMQDDASASSTQHHHYHHHHVHPDHNFGDDDGHHHQNYDQGVLHL is encoded by the exons ATGTCCAAGAAGCAGGACAAGGTGGACAACGGCATCGTCGCCGTGAAGAGCAAA TTCGACGCCGACATCATCAGATTCTCCATGAATCGTAACAAGCCGATGAGCTACGAGGACTTTGGGAAGCTGTTGGCGCAACGGCACGACTTGGGGGCGGACTTTAGCTTTTCAATCTGGTACACGGATACAGACGGTGATCCACTTCCCATCAATAATGATAACAATCTGGCTAGGGCTCTAGCGAACGCCAAGTGCCTGCTCCGAATTTTCATACACAGGAAAG GCGACGGGGCGTGGGATAATGGATACGGTACTATAAAgccgaaaaatttgatatcCAGTATCTTGGGTGGCACACCAGGAAAGCCAAAATCTATAGTTATTTCAAATCCACATGATTTTAGACAG GTATCCGCAATTATTGATGTCGACATACTGCCAGAGACCTGCCGACGTGTGCGGCTATTGAAACACGGGTCCGATAAGCCCTtaggattttatatcaaagatGGTGAAAGCTTTCGCATACTGCCACCGTCTGCTGGTGGAGGAATCGAGAAAGTTCCAGGTGTGTTTATCAGCAGGTTGGTACCGGGTGGCTTAGCGGAGAGCACAGGACTTCTAGCTGTGAATGATGAGGTCCTGGAAGTGAACGGTATAGAAGTTGCAGGCAAAACGCTTGATCAG GTGACAGATATGATGATCGCGAATTCCTCCAATCTCATCATAACTGTCAAGCCGGCGAATCAGAGAGCAGCGCTAACAGCACCTCACCGTGGCTCATTCTCACGTAACAGCCAGTTGTCGTCAGGAAGTCGTCAGTCGACGCAGAGCGCTGGTAGTGACGAAGAAGCGGACGAGATCGTCGATCTTACAGGCATGACGATGCAAGATGACGCCTCGGCGTCGTCTACTCAGCACCATCactaccaccaccaccatGTACACCCTGATCATAATTTTGGTGACGATGATGGTCATCATCACCAAAATTATGATCAGGGTGTACTGCACTTGTAG